DNA sequence from the Chitinispirillales bacterium ANBcel5 genome:
TCACATCCCCAATTTCTATCTCTGCTTTTTAAATAGCTATGAGGTGTGAGCATTGGCATTGAGCAGGAAAAGAGAAAGATGAATCGCAATTATGTTCTTCATAATATATTAGAACAGTTACGCCTCTCGGCTACGCCCGGGGAACTGCTTAAGTCATTTCCTAATCTTTTACTCCTGCATTATTCATTAATTAGTAATTGGTCATTAGTAATTAGTAATTATATTACCTCCCTCCACAATATATTTTCCTATATCCATCATTTATATACCAAACCACACACGCTAACCCGATCAAACTACCGAAGTTCTGTTACAGTGTAAAAAAAAAGAGTAAAAAAAGCAAAAAAAAGTACAAAGCTGTTGATTTTACCGTTTAACGGTCTCTATACTTTAATTAGATGGTAGCGTGAGTCTATCATTTGAAATTGAGCGCTCAGAAGAAATTCTGAAAAAATTAACAATAAAAGTCATTTTTCATTTAAAAGAAGGGGTGTCTTATGTTACGCAACAAAAAAGGTTTTACACTCATTGAGCTCATGGTCGTTATCGTCATCATCGGTATCCTGGCTTCTCTGGCTATACCACGTTTTACAGAAGCAGCTACAAGGGCAAGAGCTTCCGAAGCTCCATCTGTTCTGGCTTCATATGAGAGTGCTCAGCTGGCACGTGTTGCTGAAACTGGTTTCGTTGGTAGTATTGGTGGTGGGGATCTTTTATTTGAAGAACCTGAAAGTCAGTGGTTTGGTTATTCGGAATCGATTAATGATGATGATACTGAAGCAACTTATATTGGTGCGCCTGGCGATTGGGCACCTGCTTCCCTCATAGATTTGGAAACTGTAGTGGCAAATCATGGTGACCCAGCACGCGACGGAGGTTGCGATAGACTTCTACCCAACTGGAGAGAGTACGAATAACCAAAACCCTCCAACCTAAAATTCCCGACTGGCCTCCTCACGGAAGCCAGTCTTTTTTTTTACCCTCCCGCAAAAAAAA
Encoded proteins:
- a CDS encoding prepilin-type N-terminal cleavage/methylation domain-containing protein: MLRNKKGFTLIELMVVIVIIGILASLAIPRFTEAATRARASEAPSVLASYESAQLARVAETGFVGSIGGGDLLFEEPESQWFGYSESINDDDTEATYIGAPGDWAPASLIDLETVVANHGDPARDGGCDRLLPNWREYE